DNA from Oxyura jamaicensis isolate SHBP4307 breed ruddy duck chromosome 4, BPBGC_Ojam_1.0, whole genome shotgun sequence:
ATCTGTGGTGGCCGGAGATGTCAAAGGACCAGCTCGCCTTTGGGAAatgctctgccagcagcccagcGCTTGCCTTCCCCCAGAGGACATCCCAGCCTCTCTCCCCTGCTCCTCAAACGCACTCGACGGAGACCCAAGGCTGAGCACTGGGGGAGCGGAGGGGTGTCCTCAGCCCGTGGGCGATGCTCTTCCCCTTGCGTGGCATAGAAAAAAAGCTGGTGTTAGACAGTGCTGCTTATCCCGAGGGCTGGGGATCAGGGATGAGAGCTGATGCCCAGGTTCCCAGAGGGACGGGGGCCAGATCCTGCGCTGCTCATTGATAGAGGAGGGGCGTTGAGCTGGCTCAGGACCTGCTGGAGAGCTTAACGCGGGTGCGTGGCTGTTTTCTCTGGCAGGTGGGAAGGCAGCGGTAGCTCGCGATGGCCCTGGCGGACAACGCGGGCTGTGCCAAACCCAGCGAGGACTTCCCTTTCCCCGAGATCATTGAACTCAACGTGGGCGGACAAGTCTACATCACCCGCCACCCCACCCTGGTCAGCGTGCCGGGCTCGCTGCTCTGGGAGATGTTCACGCAGAAGAACGTCCGCTCCTTGGCCCGCGACAGCAAGGGACGGTTCTTCGTGGACCGGGACGGATTCCTCTTCCGCTACATCCTGGATTACATGAGGGaccagcagctggtgctgcccGACCACTTCCCGGAGCGGAGCCGCCTGCAGCGGGAGGCCGAGTACTTCATGCTGCCGGAGCTGGTGAAGATGCTGGCCCCCAAGCTCAGCAAGCAGAACTCGCTGGGAGACGACCCGTGCCAAAGCGACCCCGAGGAGCTCTCCCCCAGCGCCGATGCCGCACGCAGCCTGGCCCCCGCCAGCGCCGCGCTCCCCAGCGCCGCGGCCGGTGGTCCCGCGGCCGCAGCCACCGCCGGCACGGGTGCTGCCGGCCCCGATGGCCGCAGGGCTGGGTTCATCACCATCGGGTACCGGGGCTCCTACACGCTGGGCAGGGACAGCCAGACGGATGCCAAGTTCCGCCGGGTGGCGCGGATCATGGTCTGTGGCAAGACGGCGCTGGCCAAGGAGGTTTTTGGGGATACCTTGAATGAGAGCAGGGACCCGGACAGGCCCCCGGAGAGGTACACCTCCAGGTACTACCTCAAATTCACCTTCCTGGAGCAAGCCTTTGACAAAC
Protein-coding regions in this window:
- the LOC118166778 gene encoding BTB/POZ domain-containing protein KCTD12-like; protein product: MALADNAGCAKPSEDFPFPEIIELNVGGQVYITRHPTLVSVPGSLLWEMFTQKNVRSLARDSKGRFFVDRDGFLFRYILDYMRDQQLVLPDHFPERSRLQREAEYFMLPELVKMLAPKLSKQNSLGDDPCQSDPEELSPSADAARSLAPASAALPSAAAGGPAAAATAGTGAAGPDGRRAGFITIGYRGSYTLGRDSQTDAKFRRVARIMVCGKTALAKEVFGDTLNESRDPDRPPERYTSRYYLKFTFLEQAFDKLADAGFHMVACNSTGTCAFAHDQTDDRIWTSYTEYVFYRE